In Bactrocera oleae isolate idBacOlea1 chromosome 5, idBacOlea1, whole genome shotgun sequence, a genomic segment contains:
- the Cngl gene encoding uncharacterized protein Cngl isoform X5, with protein MILTVSVLYNLWTLIVRQSFPELQQAVPIFWFVCDTLTDVVFVFDIIVQLRTGYLEQGLMVYDDKKLALHYIHSRDFFFDIISLIPLDLIQLKIGANPLLRFSRFFKVYRCVKFYYIVESRTVWPNLWRVINLIHILLILAHWFGCFYYLLSEAEGFQGDWVYPYRPGDYATLTRKYLGSLYWSTLTLTTIGDLPTPETNAEPNFSVDGPRSIPRRGIRSRLLQFGSNYGYIFTIVSYLIGVFIFATIVGQVGNVITNRNANRLEFERLLDGAKTYMRHHKVPGGMKRRVLRWYDYSWSRGRIQGGGDINTALGLLPDKLKTELALHVNLSVLKKVTIFQECQPEFLHDLVLKMKAYIFTPGDSICRKGEVAREMFIIADGILEVLSETGKVLTTMKAGDFFGEIGILNLDGLNKRTADVRSVGYSELFSLSREDVLAAMKDYPEAQEILQTLGRKRLMEVRCVNKKHAKAQCNNAQSDHPHVYSNINRSDSSENSASKKIVYKLRKDVKGIRSMLKKTRTRRSDESLEIQPLQEILKKGNKTTLKRMSHVRSEEKEEKEEKTNQDKTPSPIGAGLPLLQRLRLLKEKQDREEKTAKAIPPQISPPHVHIANALSPQESIQEEPETEVNEALPLMQRLQMLRNKQETKSSDVKLTVKPNPAVSLKQKIQMLNFAGVPKTDPMNYKLKDDKSTTIDIDQKQTPKILDVQKYIKHDLGAINKSPKAVAGKSLKLIKPSINISSERSDSDMSIKPWSKLKLATIISTSSNNLAKFSPGDSDVEAKTYSSNEIPQTLSQRTSVFTSTTPSTNTLHSVTATSLNTKPTQKTVSANHFNESRKSYHSVFDLSPEYSGLPFVKRLKILNERQKLEELEKALQMRSFSLDSSKISSQFAVPEPLYRCFSDVSEMYSQFFTAYESSSSNSTNTSLSNYNIERKYKYIPPAYLPLSPEQNETAERRKLKCILQKLRHSSEECKSAFQSGNEDSRVTEKPNKILLREPTFEGPPNSAYRFNEDEQYDALRTTSEDKDKHVKISRAPIISAFGLNKCPENRVSSGTQIKAVSKRRNTIQLNNNVMQYTPSSSHTNQRTAKRLKTTIGDSLRTGDILNVEENFNRVWSEINDVIKNHITEMHLKFELQFSVMAREVRKRDEIIANLQSKIRNIELKTFSPRRKSELTRDKPSKLWVDVELESEDHASSSSSAELLFMRGDSLDTVFMSSPPQVQRHSSSSLFNNVCKDSSGYISSRSLYKNKSEGNITTGKQQKRNYVVSVSDLTGNLNMQDSVVLDIGDSSSSSSSSSKLNVKGKDIEQKHVEDNAFAHVHHNDWEVKMLAAEMDKQERKRANSTDFKCSNSILTRCRKFSDTEADISETDPEVESFSISRPRASSLDQFNLRYGIGKKIFKAISIDRDKNKL; from the exons ATGATACTAACTGTTTctgttttatacaatttatggACTCTTATTGTGCGACAAAGCTTTCCTGAACTGCAG caAGCTGTTCCTATATTTTGGTTTGTTTGTGATACACTTACGGATGTAGTTTTCGTATTCGATATAATTGTCCAACTGCGCACAGGATACCTCGAACAAGGACTAATGGTTTATGATGATAAAAAATTAGCACTTCATTATATACATTCTAGAGATTTCTTTTTTGATATCATATCATTGATTCCCCTGGATTTAATACAACTCAAAATCGGTGCAAATCCTCTTTTACGGTTTTCAAGGTTTTTCAAG GTGTATCGATGTGTCAAATTCTATTACATTGTTGAAAGTAGGACAGTTTGGCCAAACTTATGGCGTGTTATAAActtaattcatattttattaattttggcgCATTGGTTTGGGTGTTTTTATTATCTACTATCGGAAGCTGAAGGATTTCAG gGAGACTGGGTATATCCTTACAGACCAGGAGATTACGCGACATTGACTAGAAAGTATCTAGGTAGTCTTTATTGGTCTACCCTTACCTTAACTACAATTGGAGATTTACCAACGCCCGAAACAAATGCAGA ACCAAATTTTTCAGTGGACGGCCCAAGATCTATACCTAGACGTGGTATACGATCTAGATTACTGCAATTCGGTTCCAATTATGG gtatatttttacaattgtcAGCTATCTTATTGGAGTTTTCATTTTTGCAACCATTGTCGGTCAAGTTGGAAATGTGATAACTAATCGTAATGCTAACCGTCTGGAATTCGAACGCTTGCTGGATGGAGCTAAGACTTACATGCGTCATCATAAG GTTCCAGGTGGAATGAAAAGGCGCGTGCTGCGTTGGTACGACTACAGCTGGTCTAGAGGACGTATTCAAGGAGGAGGTGATATAAACACAGCTTTGGGCTTACTGCCGGACAAGCTGAAAACAGAACTAGCGTTACATGTTAACTTGAGTGTCTTAAAAAAAGTCACTATATTTCAAGAGTGCCAACCTGAATTTTTACATGATTTGGTACTGAAAAtgaaagcatatatatttacaccaGGAGACTCCATTTGCCGTAAAGGTGAGGTAGCCAGAGAAATGTTTATAATAGCTGATGGTATACTGGAAGTGCTTAGTGAAACCGGTAAAGTGCTGACGACAATGAAGGCTGGCGACTTTTTCGGTGAAATCGGAATTCTGAACTTGGATGGCCTTAATAA GCGTACGGCTGATGTACGCTCAGTGGGTTATTCTGAATTGTTTTCATTGTCGAGAGAAGATGTACTCGCCGCTATGAAGGACTACCCCGAAGCACaagaaattttacaaactcttGGACGGAAGCGGCTTATGGAAGTTCGATGTGTAAATAAGAAGCACGCAAAAGCACAATGTAATAACGCGCAATCGGATCATCCACATGTATATAGCAATATTAATCGAAGCGATAGTAGCGAAAATAGTGCCTCAAAAAAAATCGTGTACAAATTAAGAAAAGATGTAAAAGGAATCCGAAGTATGCTTAAAAAGACAAG AACCCGAAGAAGTGATGAATCGTTAGAAATACAACCGCTGCAAGAAATCTTAAAGAAAGGCAATAAAACGACTCTGAAGCGAATGTCACATGTACGTTCTGAAGAGAAAgaggaaaaagaagaaaaaacgaaCCAAGACAAAACACCTAGTCCAATTGGTGCAGGGCTACCGTTGCTCCAAAGGCTACGATTACTTAAAGAGAAACAG GATCGCGAAGAAAAAACGGCAAAGGCAATCCCTCCTCAGATATCTCCCCCACATGTTCATATTGCCAATGCACTATCACCACAGGAATCAATCCAGGAAGAACCGGAGACTGAAGTAAACGAAGCACTTCCACTGATGCAAAGACTACAAATGTTAAGGAATAAACAGGAAACGAAAAGCAGCGACGTGAAGCTTACA GTTAAACCCAATCCTGCTGTGTCTTTAAAGCAAAAGATACAAATGCTTAATTTCGCTGGAGTGCCGAAGACAGATCCTATGAATTACAAGTTGAAAGACGATAAATCGACCACAATAGATATAGATCAAAAGCAGACTCCAAAAATACTTGATGTgcagaaatatattaaacacGATCTAGGTGCAATAAATAAATCGCCAAAGGCGGTAGCAGGAAAgtcattaaaattaataaaaccgtcCATAAACATCTCATCAGAACGCTCAGATAGTGATATGTCTATTAAGCCGTGGTCCAAACTTAAGTTAGCAACGATAATATCAACAAGTTCTAATAATTTAGCGAAATTTTCACCTGGAGATTCAGACGTAGAAGCAAAAACATATTCATCAAACGAAATACCCCAAACGCTTTCTCAAAGGACATCGGTTTTTACATCCACTACACCATCCACAAATACCCTACATTCTGTAACTGCAACCTCCCTAAATACAAAGCCTACACAGAAAACTGTATCAGCAAATCATTTCAACGAAAGCAGAAAATCGTATCACTCTGTTTTTGATTTATCGCCTGAGTATAGTGGGTTACCATTCGTAAAGCGTCTAAAAATTCTGAACGAACGTCAGAAGTTAGAAGAACTTGAAAAGGCACTACAGATGCGAAGTTTTAGCTTAGACAGTTCTAAAATAAGTAGCCAATTCGCAGTGCCAGAACCGTTGTATCGCTGCTTCAGTGATGTTTCTGAGATGTACTCGCAATTTTTTACAGCTTATGAATCCAGTTCATCTAATTCGACGAACACATCTCTGTCAAATTACAACATTGAGaggaaatacaaatatataccacCTGCCTATTTGCCTCTTAGTCCCGAGCAAAATGAAACTGCTGAACGCCGAAAGTTGAAGTGTATTCTACAGAAACTCCGTCACAGTTCAGAGGAATGTAAAAGTGCTTTTCAAAGTGGAAATGAAGACTCTCGCGTGACGGAAAAGCCCAACAAGATATTACTAAGAGAACCGACATTTGAAGG TCCACCCAACAGCGCTTACAGATTTAATGAAGATGAACAATATGATGCCTTGCGAACGACTAGTGAAGACAAAGATAAACACGTAAAGATTTCTCGCGCGCCCATAATTTCCGCTTTTGGATTGAATAAATGCCCAGAAAATCGAGTATCCAGTGGCACTCAAATAAAAGCCGTCTCAAAACGACGAAATACTATTCAACTTAATAATAATGTGATGCAATATACTCCGAGCTCATCCCACACTAATCAACGCACAGCAAAACGGTTGAAAACAACAATTGGAGACTCGTTGAGGACAGGAG aTATCCTTAACGTGGAGGAGAATTTCAATCGTGTTTGGAGTGAAATTAATGATGTAATTAAGAATCACATTACAGAAATGCATTTAAAATTCGAATTACAATTTTCGGTAATGGCCCGAGAAGTAAGAAAACGCGATGAAATCATTGCAAATCTCCAatcaaaaattagaaatatcGAATTAAAAACATTCTCGCCACGAAGAAAAAGTGAACTAACCCGTGATAAGCCTAGCAAATTATGGGTTGATGTAGAACTAGAGTCAGAAGACCATGCCAGCTCCAGTTCATCAGCAGAACTACTTTTTATG CGTGGGGACTCATTGGATACGGTTTTTATGTCATCTCCGCCACAAGTTCAACGACACAGTTCTTCATCGTTATTTAATAATGTTTGCAAAGACTCTTCTGGATACATttcttcacgaagtttgtacaaaaataaatcgGAAGGGAATATTACTACGGGCAAGCAACAAAAGAGAAATTATGTTGTTTCTGTATCAGATCTCACCGGTAATTTGAACATGCAAGATAGTGTTGTTCTAGATATTGGTGATAGTTCGAGCTCGAGTTCTTCTTCTAGCAAATTGAATGTTAAGGGTAAAGACATAGAGCAAAAACATGTGGAAGACAATGCATTCGCACATGTGCATCACAACGATTGGGAGGTAAAAATGCTTGCTGCAGAGATGGATAAACAAGAAAGAAAACGTGCGAACTCCACTGACTTTAAGTGTAGTAATTCGATTTTAACAAGATGTCGAAAATTTAGTGATACTGAGGCAGATATTAGTGAAACAGATCCCGAAGTTGAATCCTTCTCTATATCCAGACCCAGAGCTTCAAGTTTAGACCAATTCAATTTAAGATACGGTATTggaaaaaagatttttaaagcaattagtATCGATCgtgataaaaataaactttga
- the Cngl gene encoding uncharacterized protein Cngl isoform X6 has product MMAYKQAVPIFWFVCDTLTDVVFVFDIIVQLRTGYLEQGLMVYDDKKLALHYIHSRDFFFDIISLIPLDLIQLKIGANPLLRFSRFFKVYRCVKFYYIVESRTVWPNLWRVINLIHILLILAHWFGCFYYLLSEAEGFQGDWVYPYRPGDYATLTRKYLGSLYWSTLTLTTIGDLPTPETNAEPNFSVDGPRSIPRRGIRSRLLQFGSNYGYIFTIVSYLIGVFIFATIVGQVGNVITNRNANRLEFERLLDGAKTYMRHHKVPGGMKRRVLRWYDYSWSRGRIQGGGDINTALGLLPDKLKTELALHVNLSVLKKVTIFQECQPEFLHDLVLKMKAYIFTPGDSICRKGEVAREMFIIADGILEVLSETGKVLTTMKAGDFFGEIGILNLDGLNKRTADVRSVGYSELFSLSREDVLAAMKDYPEAQEILQTLGRKRLMEVRCVNKKHAKAQCNNAQSDHPHVYSNINRSDSSENSASKKIVYKLRKDVKGIRSMLKKTRTRRSDESLEIQPLQEILKKGNKTTLKRMSHVRSEEKEEKEEKTNQDKTPSPIGAGLPLLQRLRLLKEKQDREEKTAKAIPPQISPPHVHIANALSPQESIQEEPETEVNEALPLMQRLQMLRNKQETKSSDVKLTVKPNPAVSLKQKIQMLNFAGVPKTDPMNYKLKDDKSTTIDIDQKQTPKILDVQKYIKHDLGAINKSPKAVAGKSLKLIKPSINISSERSDSDMSIKPWSKLKLATIISTSSNNLAKFSPGDSDVEAKTYSSNEIPQTLSQRTSVFTSTTPSTNTLHSVTATSLNTKPTQKTVSANHFNESRKSYHSVFDLSPEYSGLPFVKRLKILNERQKLEELEKALQMRSFSLDSSKISSQFAVPEPLYRCFSDVSEMYSQFFTAYESSSSNSTNTSLSNYNIERKYKYIPPAYLPLSPEQNETAERRKLKCILQKLRHSSEECKSAFQSGNEDSRVTEKPNKILLREPTFEGPPNSAYRFNEDEQYDALRTTSEDKDKHVKISRAPIISAFGLNKCPENRVSSGTQIKAVSKRRNTIQLNNNVMQYTPSSSHTNQRTAKRLKTTIGDSLRTGDILNVEENFNRVWSEINDVIKNHITEMHLKFELQFSVMAREVRKRDEIIANLQSKIRNIELKTFSPRRKSELTRDKPSKLWVDVELESEDHASSSSSAELLFMRGDSLDTVFMSSPPQVQRHSSSSLFNNVCKDSSGYISSRSLYKNKSEGNITTGKQQKRNYVVSVSDLTGNLNMQDSVVLDIGDSSSSSSSSSKLNVKGKDIEQKHVEDNAFAHVHHNDWEVKMLAAEMDKQERKRANSTDFKCSNSILTRCRKFSDTEADISETDPEVESFSISRPRASSLDQFNLRYGIGKKIFKAISIDRDKNKL; this is encoded by the exons ATGATGGCATATAag caAGCTGTTCCTATATTTTGGTTTGTTTGTGATACACTTACGGATGTAGTTTTCGTATTCGATATAATTGTCCAACTGCGCACAGGATACCTCGAACAAGGACTAATGGTTTATGATGATAAAAAATTAGCACTTCATTATATACATTCTAGAGATTTCTTTTTTGATATCATATCATTGATTCCCCTGGATTTAATACAACTCAAAATCGGTGCAAATCCTCTTTTACGGTTTTCAAGGTTTTTCAAG GTGTATCGATGTGTCAAATTCTATTACATTGTTGAAAGTAGGACAGTTTGGCCAAACTTATGGCGTGTTATAAActtaattcatattttattaattttggcgCATTGGTTTGGGTGTTTTTATTATCTACTATCGGAAGCTGAAGGATTTCAG gGAGACTGGGTATATCCTTACAGACCAGGAGATTACGCGACATTGACTAGAAAGTATCTAGGTAGTCTTTATTGGTCTACCCTTACCTTAACTACAATTGGAGATTTACCAACGCCCGAAACAAATGCAGA ACCAAATTTTTCAGTGGACGGCCCAAGATCTATACCTAGACGTGGTATACGATCTAGATTACTGCAATTCGGTTCCAATTATGG gtatatttttacaattgtcAGCTATCTTATTGGAGTTTTCATTTTTGCAACCATTGTCGGTCAAGTTGGAAATGTGATAACTAATCGTAATGCTAACCGTCTGGAATTCGAACGCTTGCTGGATGGAGCTAAGACTTACATGCGTCATCATAAG GTTCCAGGTGGAATGAAAAGGCGCGTGCTGCGTTGGTACGACTACAGCTGGTCTAGAGGACGTATTCAAGGAGGAGGTGATATAAACACAGCTTTGGGCTTACTGCCGGACAAGCTGAAAACAGAACTAGCGTTACATGTTAACTTGAGTGTCTTAAAAAAAGTCACTATATTTCAAGAGTGCCAACCTGAATTTTTACATGATTTGGTACTGAAAAtgaaagcatatatatttacaccaGGAGACTCCATTTGCCGTAAAGGTGAGGTAGCCAGAGAAATGTTTATAATAGCTGATGGTATACTGGAAGTGCTTAGTGAAACCGGTAAAGTGCTGACGACAATGAAGGCTGGCGACTTTTTCGGTGAAATCGGAATTCTGAACTTGGATGGCCTTAATAA GCGTACGGCTGATGTACGCTCAGTGGGTTATTCTGAATTGTTTTCATTGTCGAGAGAAGATGTACTCGCCGCTATGAAGGACTACCCCGAAGCACaagaaattttacaaactcttGGACGGAAGCGGCTTATGGAAGTTCGATGTGTAAATAAGAAGCACGCAAAAGCACAATGTAATAACGCGCAATCGGATCATCCACATGTATATAGCAATATTAATCGAAGCGATAGTAGCGAAAATAGTGCCTCAAAAAAAATCGTGTACAAATTAAGAAAAGATGTAAAAGGAATCCGAAGTATGCTTAAAAAGACAAG AACCCGAAGAAGTGATGAATCGTTAGAAATACAACCGCTGCAAGAAATCTTAAAGAAAGGCAATAAAACGACTCTGAAGCGAATGTCACATGTACGTTCTGAAGAGAAAgaggaaaaagaagaaaaaacgaaCCAAGACAAAACACCTAGTCCAATTGGTGCAGGGCTACCGTTGCTCCAAAGGCTACGATTACTTAAAGAGAAACAG GATCGCGAAGAAAAAACGGCAAAGGCAATCCCTCCTCAGATATCTCCCCCACATGTTCATATTGCCAATGCACTATCACCACAGGAATCAATCCAGGAAGAACCGGAGACTGAAGTAAACGAAGCACTTCCACTGATGCAAAGACTACAAATGTTAAGGAATAAACAGGAAACGAAAAGCAGCGACGTGAAGCTTACA GTTAAACCCAATCCTGCTGTGTCTTTAAAGCAAAAGATACAAATGCTTAATTTCGCTGGAGTGCCGAAGACAGATCCTATGAATTACAAGTTGAAAGACGATAAATCGACCACAATAGATATAGATCAAAAGCAGACTCCAAAAATACTTGATGTgcagaaatatattaaacacGATCTAGGTGCAATAAATAAATCGCCAAAGGCGGTAGCAGGAAAgtcattaaaattaataaaaccgtcCATAAACATCTCATCAGAACGCTCAGATAGTGATATGTCTATTAAGCCGTGGTCCAAACTTAAGTTAGCAACGATAATATCAACAAGTTCTAATAATTTAGCGAAATTTTCACCTGGAGATTCAGACGTAGAAGCAAAAACATATTCATCAAACGAAATACCCCAAACGCTTTCTCAAAGGACATCGGTTTTTACATCCACTACACCATCCACAAATACCCTACATTCTGTAACTGCAACCTCCCTAAATACAAAGCCTACACAGAAAACTGTATCAGCAAATCATTTCAACGAAAGCAGAAAATCGTATCACTCTGTTTTTGATTTATCGCCTGAGTATAGTGGGTTACCATTCGTAAAGCGTCTAAAAATTCTGAACGAACGTCAGAAGTTAGAAGAACTTGAAAAGGCACTACAGATGCGAAGTTTTAGCTTAGACAGTTCTAAAATAAGTAGCCAATTCGCAGTGCCAGAACCGTTGTATCGCTGCTTCAGTGATGTTTCTGAGATGTACTCGCAATTTTTTACAGCTTATGAATCCAGTTCATCTAATTCGACGAACACATCTCTGTCAAATTACAACATTGAGaggaaatacaaatatataccacCTGCCTATTTGCCTCTTAGTCCCGAGCAAAATGAAACTGCTGAACGCCGAAAGTTGAAGTGTATTCTACAGAAACTCCGTCACAGTTCAGAGGAATGTAAAAGTGCTTTTCAAAGTGGAAATGAAGACTCTCGCGTGACGGAAAAGCCCAACAAGATATTACTAAGAGAACCGACATTTGAAGG TCCACCCAACAGCGCTTACAGATTTAATGAAGATGAACAATATGATGCCTTGCGAACGACTAGTGAAGACAAAGATAAACACGTAAAGATTTCTCGCGCGCCCATAATTTCCGCTTTTGGATTGAATAAATGCCCAGAAAATCGAGTATCCAGTGGCACTCAAATAAAAGCCGTCTCAAAACGACGAAATACTATTCAACTTAATAATAATGTGATGCAATATACTCCGAGCTCATCCCACACTAATCAACGCACAGCAAAACGGTTGAAAACAACAATTGGAGACTCGTTGAGGACAGGAG aTATCCTTAACGTGGAGGAGAATTTCAATCGTGTTTGGAGTGAAATTAATGATGTAATTAAGAATCACATTACAGAAATGCATTTAAAATTCGAATTACAATTTTCGGTAATGGCCCGAGAAGTAAGAAAACGCGATGAAATCATTGCAAATCTCCAatcaaaaattagaaatatcGAATTAAAAACATTCTCGCCACGAAGAAAAAGTGAACTAACCCGTGATAAGCCTAGCAAATTATGGGTTGATGTAGAACTAGAGTCAGAAGACCATGCCAGCTCCAGTTCATCAGCAGAACTACTTTTTATG CGTGGGGACTCATTGGATACGGTTTTTATGTCATCTCCGCCACAAGTTCAACGACACAGTTCTTCATCGTTATTTAATAATGTTTGCAAAGACTCTTCTGGATACATttcttcacgaagtttgtacaaaaataaatcgGAAGGGAATATTACTACGGGCAAGCAACAAAAGAGAAATTATGTTGTTTCTGTATCAGATCTCACCGGTAATTTGAACATGCAAGATAGTGTTGTTCTAGATATTGGTGATAGTTCGAGCTCGAGTTCTTCTTCTAGCAAATTGAATGTTAAGGGTAAAGACATAGAGCAAAAACATGTGGAAGACAATGCATTCGCACATGTGCATCACAACGATTGGGAGGTAAAAATGCTTGCTGCAGAGATGGATAAACAAGAAAGAAAACGTGCGAACTCCACTGACTTTAAGTGTAGTAATTCGATTTTAACAAGATGTCGAAAATTTAGTGATACTGAGGCAGATATTAGTGAAACAGATCCCGAAGTTGAATCCTTCTCTATATCCAGACCCAGAGCTTCAAGTTTAGACCAATTCAATTTAAGATACGGTATTggaaaaaagatttttaaagcaattagtATCGATCgtgataaaaataaactttga